Proteins encoded by one window of Clostridium perfringens:
- a CDS encoding PilW family protein, with protein sequence MKSLKLKKRGLSLIELVVALSLIAIILMIVSPFFISNYVTLDKTSNQIDFQREAKAIMNYFTDSAMEASNIESLTNVKNEVLSNNNYTESLKKNSLKSKDGYLKLTFNNSENKNEHTTFILKDRSLYMKKNDSEEFKIGDLVSSIELTSLTEGGSQGEVINNFKNANAIKIEITFDTKNNTPYKVSNILTFRNKN encoded by the coding sequence ATGAAAAGTTTAAAATTAAAAAAAAGAGGACTTTCTCTTATAGAATTAGTTGTGGCACTATCCTTAATAGCAATAATATTAATGATAGTCAGTCCATTCTTTATTTCAAATTATGTAACTTTAGATAAGACAAGCAATCAAATAGATTTTCAAAGGGAAGCAAAGGCCATAATGAATTATTTTACTGACTCAGCTATGGAAGCATCTAATATAGAAAGCTTAACTAATGTTAAAAATGAAGTTCTTTCAAATAATAATTATACTGAGAGTCTAAAAAAGAACTCTTTAAAATCAAAAGATGGCTATCTTAAACTAACTTTTAATAACAGTGAAAACAAGAATGAACATACAACATTTATATTAAAAGATAGATCATTATATATGAAGAAGAATGATTCAGAAGAATTTAAAATAGGAGATTTAGTTAGTAGCATTGAATTAACTTCTTTAACAGAAGGAGGATCTCAAGGAGAAGTAATCAATAATTTCAAAAATGCTAATGCCATCAAAATTGAAATTACATTTGATACTAAAAATAATACACCATATAAAGTAAGCAATATATTAACCTTTAGAAATAAAAATTAA
- a CDS encoding VWA domain-containing protein has translation MKKFKSTKKYSFFVIVTILIVSMVSMLVYGALNKEQFKVRIENSFSELKYGEQKEITYEINPNPIKFKDNVEKDVVLVLDTSQTVNRGKSYEKISEAAQTFVKGLLNGYKNLKIGIVSYNEKAEILHRFDNSANSINSDIKKCYDNYNIDSGNHLGTNVGDAFRLAISMLGKDVNANKEKIVIFMSNGKPNAYTGKFYKGPESTLSKEKISSLNWYEQYLYKITSLNGSEEELGKESLQQEENAINNKIKDYEKYFYNPEGLDKYGEQNFQKRGLRIDKVNPLIYYEYRINNAKDYINEIYRGKSTYSVNVLPNKDDGANIISYYMGSEIGYAYSLKMAKEMKDFGISTYPIYFDNDGIDNNKKNNDTRENTMKLISKFAGNNENDGVTSVNTVYSNDITASLNDVFTNLDKNIKDSYSVNDAKLTINIPEGLEIESINYSGKTIKINKEDLNDGKYELPIDNLSYELNEGKTTYTYNGKPLEIGITVKGVNTSGHDQNCTITGDIYSKSIEDGEKTDLPNLNINVKSGFQVEITVNDFIGNVGEKYDSNNIKLENNSFNFIQDTKRLIGDGNANISVKGMPEKSDEEYWIKTWFTKENSNEEINKEEFKLNNINSDIDLDNSHNLTYQSYNVDNLQATGNKDLWNNRDIVFAKKQNKGILPSNKIATEPYVGFTKNNNDKAYLDINNDDVKLTYEGNNLIYQYTDNTYSIWSYKNKDIYFYYPDNQWYDNYRGWNIDKINVNNNKKYTFKHNTIFYEQMDLGNKCGYRYPGFQYKEADKYWGYIKPEKSGWYLFATYSDDGSRFSITKDGKTYELSKSEFGLNVDKYNNWYIKEDYSNFKVHGSAFYSSFTPIYLDSDKYYPIQLEYFNWGGGGSFKLGYYKIDNYEKNQNEKNILEYLSNIVANNDYKRDSNFYNIFYREGYWPNYNYYLKEIFNDYLNNIKFNWMGESKKGGFTLYPSKSNDPGDIADEVFEGKSGVKLPTGAGVYTMHYKIITREKGSDKSGRVINDNVQSGEYGKFEVKDLLDTSISVVGSNNKKEIYLNEKAKAIYKMVPNEIKAEDIIRDGRTLPKEIKLTGIKINGMLPSGMKFDENNNPSINLGTESDGERRFSTDKLTDITYTLENGVYKGSELSKDVNVNIESNGPFEFKSSENKVGFKLNYEYKITNPMFEEFKGTSVSASEPTKIEKFGILDSSSSDNIKDSREGVQVVNGIPLKIAILADVKSPNSIIDLGFNSQNIKLSKDTEPQFKIKIYNKGNLINCEKEFTIDKLEGNLIEGLNSGIKISGLDVGEKVIVIELIPNNIEINNSALLKTKVENSNDKEHLAKLDYAEMPDVF, from the coding sequence ATGAAAAAATTTAAAAGTACAAAAAAATATAGCTTTTTTGTTATAGTTACAATTTTAATAGTTAGTATGGTGAGCATGCTTGTTTATGGAGCGTTAAATAAAGAGCAATTTAAAGTTAGAATAGAGAATAGTTTTAGTGAATTAAAATATGGAGAACAAAAGGAAATTACATATGAAATAAACCCAAATCCAATTAAGTTTAAAGATAATGTAGAGAAAGATGTTGTTTTAGTTTTAGATACATCTCAGACTGTTAATAGAGGAAAAAGTTATGAGAAGATATCAGAAGCTGCACAAACTTTTGTTAAAGGGTTACTTAATGGATATAAAAACTTAAAAATAGGGATAGTATCCTATAATGAAAAAGCTGAGATATTACATAGGTTTGATAATTCTGCTAATTCTATTAATAGTGATATAAAAAAATGTTATGATAATTACAATATTGATAGTGGCAATCATCTTGGAACTAATGTTGGTGATGCTTTTAGATTAGCTATATCTATGTTAGGTAAGGATGTTAATGCCAATAAAGAAAAAATTGTTATATTTATGTCTAATGGTAAGCCCAATGCTTATACAGGAAAATTTTATAAAGGGCCTGAAAGTACTCTAAGTAAAGAAAAAATATCTTCATTAAATTGGTATGAACAATATTTATATAAAATAACAAGTTTAAATGGAAGTGAAGAGGAATTAGGAAAAGAGTCTTTACAACAAGAAGAAAATGCAATTAACAATAAAATAAAAGATTATGAAAAATATTTTTATAATCCAGAAGGTTTGGATAAATATGGGGAACAAAATTTTCAAAAGAGAGGATTAAGAATAGATAAAGTTAATCCTTTAATTTACTATGAGTATAGAATAAATAATGCTAAAGATTATATAAATGAAATTTATAGAGGTAAGTCTACATATTCTGTAAATGTACTGCCTAATAAAGATGATGGAGCAAATATAATAAGTTATTACATGGGTTCAGAAATTGGTTATGCATATTCATTGAAGATGGCAAAAGAAATGAAAGATTTTGGGATATCAACTTATCCAATATATTTTGATAATGATGGAATTGATAATAATAAAAAGAATAATGATACTAGAGAGAATACTATGAAATTAATATCAAAATTTGCCGGTAATAATGAGAATGATGGTGTTACTAGTGTAAATACAGTTTACTCAAATGATATAACAGCTTCATTAAATGATGTTTTTACAAATCTTGATAAGAATATAAAGGACTCTTATTCAGTTAATGATGCAAAATTAACTATAAATATACCTGAAGGTTTAGAAATAGAATCTATAAATTATTCAGGAAAAACAATAAAAATAAATAAAGAAGATTTAAATGATGGAAAATATGAATTACCAATAGATAATTTAAGTTATGAACTTAATGAAGGAAAAACTACTTATACTTATAATGGTAAGCCTTTGGAAATCGGAATTACTGTAAAAGGAGTAAATACAAGTGGTCATGATCAAAACTGCACTATAACTGGAGATATTTATTCTAAATCAATAGAAGATGGTGAGAAAACTGACCTACCTAATCTAAACATAAATGTTAAAAGTGGATTTCAGGTTGAAATTACAGTTAACGATTTTATAGGAAATGTTGGGGAAAAATATGATAGTAATAATATAAAACTTGAAAATAATTCCTTTAATTTTATTCAAGATACAAAAAGATTAATTGGAGATGGAAATGCAAATATTTCTGTTAAGGGTATGCCAGAAAAAAGTGATGAGGAGTATTGGATTAAAACTTGGTTTACTAAGGAAAATAGTAATGAAGAAATAAATAAAGAGGAATTTAAATTGAATAATATAAATTCTGATATAGATTTAGATAACTCTCATAATTTAACTTATCAATCATATAATGTTGATAATTTACAAGCAACGGGTAATAAGGATCTTTGGAATAATAGAGATATAGTTTTTGCTAAAAAGCAAAACAAAGGTATTTTACCATCAAATAAAATAGCAACTGAGCCTTATGTAGGATTTACTAAAAACAACAATGATAAAGCGTACTTAGATATAAATAATGATGATGTTAAATTAACTTATGAAGGAAATAATTTAATTTATCAATATACGGATAACACATATTCTATATGGAGTTATAAAAATAAAGATATTTATTTTTATTATCCAGATAATCAATGGTATGACAACTATAGAGGATGGAATATTGATAAAATAAATGTAAATAACAATAAAAAATATACGTTTAAACATAATACAATTTTCTATGAACAAATGGACTTGGGAAATAAGTGTGGTTATAGATATCCAGGATTTCAGTATAAGGAAGCAGATAAATATTGGGGATATATAAAACCAGAAAAATCAGGGTGGTATCTATTTGCTACATATTCAGATGATGGGTCAAGATTTAGTATAACTAAAGATGGGAAAACTTATGAATTATCTAAAAGTGAGTTTGGATTGAATGTAGATAAATATAATAACTGGTATATAAAAGAGGATTATAGCAATTTTAAAGTGCATGGGTCTGCGTTTTATAGTTCATTTACTCCTATATATTTAGATTCAGATAAATACTATCCTATACAGTTAGAATATTTTAACTGGGGCGGAGGTGGTTCCTTTAAGTTAGGTTATTATAAGATAGATAATTATGAAAAGAATCAAAATGAAAAAAATATTTTAGAATATTTAAGTAATATAGTAGCTAATAATGATTATAAAAGGGATTCTAATTTTTATAATATTTTTTATAGGGAAGGTTATTGGCCTAACTATAACTATTATTTAAAGGAAATATTTAATGATTATTTAAATAATATTAAATTCAATTGGATGGGAGAATCAAAAAAGGGTGGTTTTACTTTGTACCCATCCAAGAGTAATGATCCAGGTGATATTGCTGATGAAGTTTTTGAAGGAAAGTCTGGAGTTAAATTGCCTACAGGTGCTGGTGTATATACAATGCATTATAAGATTATAACTAGGGAAAAAGGCAGTGACAAATCTGGACGAGTTATAAATGATAATGTTCAATCGGGTGAATATGGAAAATTTGAAGTTAAGGATTTGTTAGACACTAGTATAAGTGTAGTTGGTTCTAACAATAAAAAAGAAATTTATTTAAATGAAAAAGCTAAGGCTATTTATAAAATGGTTCCTAATGAGATAAAAGCTGAAGATATTATAAGAGATGGAAGAACGCTTCCTAAAGAAATAAAATTAACAGGAATAAAAATTAATGGTATGCTTCCAAGTGGAATGAAGTTTGATGAAAATAATAATCCTTCAATAAATCTAGGAACTGAAAGTGATGGAGAAAGAAGATTCTCTACTGATAAACTTACTGATATAACTTATACTTTAGAAAATGGGGTTTATAAAGGATCAGAATTGAGTAAAGATGTAAATGTAAATATAGAGTCAAATGGACCATTTGAATTTAAATCAAGTGAAAATAAGGTTGGGTTTAAGCTTAATTATGAATATAAAATAACTAACCCTATGTTTGAAGAGTTTAAAGGAACTTCAGTAAGTGCTAGTGAACCAACTAAAATAGAGAAGTTTGGTATTTTAGATTCTTCATCATCTGATAATATAAAAGATTCTAGGGAAGGGGTACAAGTTGTTAATGGCATACCTCTTAAAATCGCTATATTAGCAGATGTTAAATCACCTAATTCTATTATTGATTTAGGGTTTAATTCCCAAAATATAAAATTATCTAAAGATACAGAGCCGCAATTTAAGATTAAAATTTATAATAAAGGAAATTTAATTAATTGCGAAAAAGAATTTACTATTGATAAATTAGAAGGAAACTTAATTGAAGGATTAAATAGTGGAATTAAAATTTCAGGTTTAGATGTTGGAGAAAAAGTAATAGTTATAGAATTAATTCCTAATAACATAGAAATTAATAATAGTGCCTTATTAAAAACAAAAGTTGAAAATAGTAATGATAAAGAACATTTAGCTAAGCTTGATTATGCAGAAATGCCAGATGTATTTTAA
- the guaB gene encoding IMP dehydrogenase, protein MARILKTAYTFDDVLLVPNKSEVLPNEVSLKTQLTKKIQLNIPLMSASMDTVTESKMAIAMAREGGIGIIHKNMTIEDQAREVDRVKRQENGVITDPIFLSEDHTVREALDLMAQYRISGVPVTREGKLVGIITNRDIVFETNYDKKVSEVMTKSPLVTAKEGTTLTEALEILKQHKIEKLPLVDDENNLKGLITIKDIEKAKAFPNAAKDEKGRLLCGASIGVTNDMMERVDAVVKAKVDVIVLDTAHGHSKGVIEGVKRIKAKYPELQVIAGNIATPEAVRDLAEAGADCVKVGIGPGSICTTRIVAGVGVPQLTAVMDCAEEGKKLGIPVIADGGLKYSGDIVKALAAGACAAMMGSIFAGCEEAPGAIEIYQGRSYKVYRGMGSLGAMAKGSSDRYFQNGTKKFVPEGVEGRIAYKGHLADTIYQLIGGIKSGMGYLGAPTLENLYENANFVVQTSAGFRESHPHDINITKEAPNYSVNQ, encoded by the coding sequence ATGGCAAGAATATTAAAAACAGCATATACATTTGATGATGTATTACTAGTACCAAACAAATCAGAGGTCCTACCTAATGAGGTTTCTTTAAAAACTCAATTAACTAAAAAAATTCAATTAAATATTCCATTAATGAGTGCAAGTATGGATACAGTTACTGAATCTAAAATGGCAATAGCTATGGCTAGAGAAGGTGGAATAGGAATAATCCATAAAAACATGACAATAGAAGATCAAGCAAGAGAAGTTGATAGAGTAAAAAGACAAGAAAATGGAGTAATAACAGATCCAATATTCTTATCAGAAGATCACACAGTAAGAGAAGCTTTAGATTTAATGGCTCAATACAGAATTTCAGGAGTTCCTGTAACAAGAGAAGGAAAACTAGTTGGAATCATAACAAACAGAGACATAGTATTTGAAACAAACTACGATAAAAAAGTTTCAGAAGTTATGACAAAAAGTCCATTAGTTACTGCGAAGGAAGGAACTACATTAACTGAAGCATTAGAAATATTAAAGCAACATAAAATAGAAAAGCTTCCTTTAGTTGATGATGAAAATAATCTAAAAGGACTTATAACTATAAAAGATATAGAAAAAGCTAAAGCTTTCCCAAATGCAGCTAAAGATGAAAAAGGAAGACTTTTATGTGGAGCTTCAATTGGTGTAACTAATGACATGATGGAAAGAGTAGATGCAGTAGTTAAAGCAAAGGTTGACGTTATTGTTTTAGATACAGCTCATGGTCATTCAAAAGGAGTTATTGAAGGAGTTAAGAGAATAAAAGCTAAATATCCTGAACTTCAAGTAATAGCTGGTAACATAGCTACACCAGAGGCTGTAAGAGATTTAGCAGAAGCAGGTGCAGATTGTGTTAAAGTAGGTATAGGCCCTGGATCAATATGTACTACAAGAATAGTTGCAGGTGTTGGGGTTCCTCAATTAACAGCAGTTATGGATTGTGCTGAAGAAGGTAAAAAATTAGGAATACCAGTAATAGCTGACGGTGGATTAAAATATTCAGGGGATATAGTTAAGGCTTTAGCAGCTGGAGCTTGTGCAGCTATGATGGGATCAATCTTTGCAGGATGTGAAGAAGCACCAGGAGCTATAGAAATATATCAAGGTAGAAGCTATAAAGTTTACAGAGGAATGGGTTCACTTGGAGCTATGGCTAAAGGATCAAGTGATAGATATTTCCAAAATGGTACTAAGAAATTCGTTCCAGAAGGTGTAGAAGGAAGAATTGCTTACAAAGGACATTTAGCAGATACTATCTACCAACTAATAGGTGGAATAAAATCAGGAATGGGTTACTTAGGAGCACCAACTTTAGAAAATTTATATGAAAATGCTAATTTTGTTGTTCAAACTTCAGCAGGATTTAGAGAAAGTCACCCTCATGATATAAACATAACTAAGGAAGCACCAAACTACAGTGTTAACCAATAA
- the guaA gene encoding glutamine-hydrolyzing GMP synthase produces MRDLVLVVDFGGQYNQLIARRVRECGVYCEIIPYTYSIEKIKEKNPKGIIFTGGPNSVYGENTPTLDKEIFNLNVPVLGICYGDQLMAHLLGGKVDTAPVREYGKTNVTLDNSSKLFAGIEADETCWMSHTDYIAEAPEGFKIIAHTDVCPVAAMENEERRLYGVQFHPEVEHTPFGQNMMRNFLYNICGLENSWSMASFAEEKIAEIKKIVGDKKLICALSGGVDSSVAAVMVHKAVGKQLTCIFVDHGLLRKDEGDQVEKIFKEGFDMNLIRVNAQDRFLGKLKGVSDPETKRKIIGEEFIRVFEEEAGKLGDIKFLVQGTIYPDVVESGTDTSAVIKSHHNVGGLPEDMEFSLIEPLRELFKDEVRAVGEELGIPHHLVWRQPFPGPGLAIRVLGEVTEDKLEVVREADAIFREEIALAGLESEIWQYFAVLPNIQSVGVMGDERTYCHTVGLRAVTSSDGMTSNWAHIPYEVIDKVSRRIVNEVKGVNRIVYDVTSKPPATIEWE; encoded by the coding sequence ATGAGAGATTTAGTTTTAGTTGTCGACTTTGGTGGACAATATAATCAATTAATAGCTAGAAGAGTTAGAGAATGTGGAGTTTATTGCGAAATAATACCTTACACATATAGCATAGAAAAAATAAAAGAAAAGAATCCAAAGGGAATAATATTCACTGGTGGACCAAACTCAGTTTATGGAGAAAACACTCCTACATTAGATAAAGAAATATTCAACTTAAATGTTCCTGTATTAGGAATATGTTATGGAGATCAATTAATGGCACATCTTTTAGGTGGAAAAGTTGATACTGCTCCAGTAAGAGAATATGGAAAAACTAATGTAACTTTAGATAATTCATCAAAATTATTTGCTGGAATAGAAGCAGATGAAACTTGTTGGATGAGTCACACTGATTACATAGCAGAAGCACCAGAAGGATTCAAAATAATAGCTCATACAGATGTTTGTCCAGTAGCGGCTATGGAAAACGAAGAAAGAAGACTTTATGGAGTTCAATTCCATCCAGAAGTTGAGCACACTCCATTTGGTCAAAACATGATGAGAAATTTCCTTTACAATATATGTGGATTAGAAAATTCTTGGTCAATGGCTTCTTTCGCAGAAGAAAAAATAGCTGAAATCAAGAAAATAGTTGGAGATAAAAAATTAATATGTGCATTATCAGGTGGAGTTGATTCATCAGTTGCAGCAGTTATGGTTCACAAGGCTGTAGGTAAGCAATTAACTTGTATCTTTGTTGACCACGGTCTATTAAGAAAAGATGAGGGAGATCAAGTAGAAAAAATCTTCAAAGAAGGTTTTGATATGAACCTTATCAGGGTTAACGCTCAAGATAGATTCTTAGGTAAATTAAAAGGAGTTTCAGATCCAGAAACTAAGAGAAAGATAATCGGAGAAGAATTCATAAGAGTATTTGAAGAAGAAGCTGGAAAATTAGGAGACATTAAATTCTTAGTTCAAGGAACAATTTATCCAGACGTTGTTGAAAGTGGAACAGATACTTCAGCAGTAATTAAGAGTCACCACAACGTTGGAGGACTTCCAGAAGATATGGAATTCTCATTAATAGAGCCATTAAGAGAATTATTCAAAGATGAAGTAAGAGCTGTAGGAGAAGAATTAGGAATTCCTCACCACTTAGTATGGAGACAGCCATTCCCAGGACCAGGATTAGCTATAAGAGTTCTAGGAGAAGTAACTGAAGATAAATTAGAAGTTGTTAGAGAAGCTGATGCTATATTTAGAGAAGAAATAGCTTTAGCAGGTCTTGAAAGTGAAATATGGCAATACTTCGCAGTATTACCTAACATTCAATCAGTTGGTGTTATGGGAGACGAAAGAACTTACTGCCACACTGTAGGATTAAGAGCAGTTACATCATCAGACGGAATGACTTCAAACTGGGCTCATATACCATATGAAGTTATAGATAAGGTTTCAAGAAGAATTGTAAATGAAGTTAAGGGAGTTAACAGAATTGTTTACGATGTAACTTCAAAACCACCAGCAACTATTGAGTGGGAATAA
- a CDS encoding MFS transporter, with protein sequence MKNLNLKGNPNRGLIGATLGFFIGFAAVSLYGPTSAVFKEAFVNLNPVLLALLIAAPNLSGSLLRIPFSAWVDTTGGRKPLIVLLLLSIIGMGGLYIVLAFFSDNLNQYYYLLFALGLLSGCGIATFSVGVSQASYWFPKSKQGVALGIYGGVGNLAPGIFALLIPNLALPLLGLPGSYLAWLIFLIVGTVIYIKIGQNAWYFQLVDKGINKDEAKEIASKEYGQELFPKGKASETLLISAKSWKTWALVFIYFTTFGGFLALTGWFPNYWMTYFGLNMKVAGLLTALYSILTSLTRIYGGKVADKNGGEITTIVSLGIALIGAICMTFASTMTLAIIGIILLAIGMGVANAAVFKIVPNAVPEAMGGASGWIGGLGALGGFLIPPVMASFLNRSGFAGYSQGFSVFIVLIIVAIGVIALFQALQKKSAK encoded by the coding sequence ATGAAAAACTTAAATCTTAAAGGTAATCCAAATCGTGGATTAATAGGAGCTACATTAGGTTTCTTCATAGGTTTTGCAGCAGTTTCTCTTTATGGACCAACTTCTGCAGTATTTAAAGAAGCTTTCGTAAACCTTAATCCAGTATTATTAGCATTACTTATTGCAGCCCCTAACTTATCAGGTTCTTTACTTAGAATACCTTTTTCAGCATGGGTTGACACAACTGGTGGGAGAAAGCCACTTATAGTTTTACTACTTTTATCAATAATAGGTATGGGTGGTTTATACATAGTATTAGCTTTCTTTAGTGATAACTTAAATCAATATTATTATTTATTATTTGCACTTGGACTATTATCTGGATGTGGTATAGCAACATTCTCTGTTGGTGTCAGCCAAGCATCATATTGGTTCCCAAAAAGCAAACAAGGTGTAGCTTTAGGAATATATGGTGGTGTTGGTAACTTAGCACCTGGAATATTTGCATTATTAATTCCAAACTTAGCACTTCCTCTATTAGGATTACCTGGTTCTTACTTAGCTTGGTTAATATTCTTAATAGTTGGTACTGTAATTTACATAAAAATAGGTCAAAATGCTTGGTACTTCCAACTTGTTGACAAAGGAATAAATAAAGATGAAGCTAAGGAAATAGCATCAAAAGAGTATGGTCAAGAATTATTCCCTAAGGGAAAAGCAAGTGAAACACTTTTAATATCAGCTAAGTCATGGAAAACTTGGGCTTTAGTATTTATCTATTTCACAACTTTTGGTGGATTCTTAGCATTAACAGGTTGGTTCCCTAACTACTGGATGACTTATTTCGGATTAAATATGAAAGTTGCAGGTCTTTTAACAGCTTTATATTCTATATTAACTTCATTAACTAGAATATATGGTGGAAAAGTTGCTGATAAAAATGGTGGAGAAATAACTACTATAGTTTCTCTAGGAATAGCACTTATAGGTGCAATTTGTATGACTTTTGCTTCAACTATGACTTTAGCAATAATAGGTATAATCTTACTTGCTATTGGTATGGGAGTTGCAAACGCAGCAGTATTTAAAATAGTTCCTAATGCAGTTCCAGAGGCAATGGGTGGAGCTTCAGGATGGATTGGTGGATTAGGTGCTTTAGGTGGATTCTTAATACCTCCTGTAATGGCATCATTCCTAAACAGATCAGGATTTGCTGGATATTCACAAGGATTTTCAGTATTTATAGTTTTAATAATTGTAGCAATTGGAGTAATAGCTTTATTCCAAGCTTTACAAAAGAAATCAGCAAAATAA
- a CDS encoding ABC transporter substrate-binding protein yields the protein MKKRKLVALLTAGLAASMLFVACGGGANNTAQGNGNGSESGGTTKDLSKPERIEASNPSALPDAAKNRTDTLIVGTTDPKGEFVPIYSSTLYDSWVNKLVFDGLITNNEKGEPIPNVAESYEVSEDGKTYTFKLNKGIKFTNGQELTAKDVAFTFTSICDPGYDGPRMDAVNNLVGYEEYNKGDASSVEGIKVIDDYTISFTNKNTDAAGIWNFEYGIMPESVYKFEKGNFQAVKDKLLEPVGSGAYKFVHFKPGQEVKFEKNADYWKGEPKIPYIVMKVTNAQTLLQELMAGTVDIDRVGAKPENIDPLKQAGFLNLDLYMQNGYGYIGLNYGSDKVKDPKVRQALLYGLNRDGFMQSYYQGYGQVYNSHILPTSWAYNPDVPKYEYNPEKAKELLDEAGWKDTNGNGVRDKDGVELELQWLTYTGSKYVDALIPIVQQSWEQIGVKVTPELMEFGTMMDKVNNREYDIFNGAWNLSIDPDPSGIFAISQDVPGGFNNIGWRNEEADKLLKEGKGTTNQEERKKAYAEWQLKFSEDVPYILLGNAQEMFASNSRVKGYNPSTYIDWTHDVYKLELDNNK from the coding sequence ATGAAAAAAAGAAAATTAGTTGCATTATTAACGGCAGGGTTAGCAGCTTCAATGTTATTTGTAGCATGTGGAGGAGGAGCTAACAATACAGCTCAAGGAAATGGTAATGGTTCAGAATCAGGAGGAACTACTAAGGATTTATCAAAGCCAGAGAGAATAGAGGCATCAAATCCTAGTGCACTTCCAGATGCTGCAAAAAATAGAACTGATACTTTAATAGTAGGAACTACAGATCCAAAGGGTGAATTTGTTCCAATATATTCTTCTACTCTTTATGATTCATGGGTTAACAAGTTAGTATTTGATGGATTGATTACTAATAATGAAAAGGGAGAACCAATTCCAAATGTAGCAGAAAGTTATGAAGTTTCTGAAGATGGAAAAACTTATACATTTAAATTAAATAAGGGTATTAAATTTACTAATGGTCAAGAATTAACAGCAAAGGATGTAGCATTTACATTTACTTCTATTTGTGATCCAGGATATGATGGACCAAGAATGGATGCTGTAAATAATTTAGTTGGATATGAAGAGTACAATAAGGGCGATGCTAGTAGTGTTGAAGGTATAAAGGTTATTGATGATTATACAATATCATTCACTAACAAGAATACTGATGCAGCTGGTATATGGAATTTTGAATATGGAATTATGCCTGAAAGTGTTTATAAATTTGAAAAAGGAAACTTCCAAGCTGTTAAGGATAAATTATTAGAGCCAGTAGGTTCAGGTGCTTATAAATTTGTTCACTTTAAACCAGGACAAGAAGTTAAGTTTGAAAAAAATGCTGATTACTGGAAAGGGGAGCCGAAGATTCCTTATATAGTAATGAAAGTTACAAATGCACAAACATTATTACAAGAATTAATGGCTGGAACAGTTGATATAGATAGAGTTGGTGCTAAACCAGAAAATATAGATCCATTAAAACAAGCTGGATTCTTAAATTTAGATTTATATATGCAAAATGGTTATGGATATATAGGGCTTAACTATGGAAGTGATAAGGTTAAAGACCCTAAAGTAAGACAAGCGTTACTTTATGGATTAAATAGAGATGGATTCATGCAATCTTACTACCAAGGATATGGTCAAGTTTATAATTCACATATTCTTCCTACTTCATGGGCATATAACCCAGATGTTCCTAAGTATGAATACAATCCAGAAAAAGCTAAAGAATTACTTGATGAAGCTGGTTGGAAAGATACAAATGGAAATGGAGTTAGAGATAAGGATGGAGTTGAATTAGAACTTCAATGGTTAACTTATACTGGTTCTAAATATGTTGATGCTTTAATCCCAATAGTTCAACAATCTTGGGAACAAATAGGTGTTAAAGTTACTCCAGAACTTATGGAATTTGGAACAATGATGGATAAAGTTAATAACAGAGAATATGATATATTCAATGGTGCTTGGAACCTTTCAATAGATCCAGATCCATCAGGAATATTTGCAATTTCTCAAGATGTACCAGGCGGATTTAATAATATTGGATGGAGAAATGAAGAAGCAGATAAGTTATTAAAAGAAGGTAAAGGAACAACAAATCAAGAGGAAAGAAAGAAAGCTTATGCTGAATGGCAATTAAAATTCTCTGAAGATGTACCTTATATTCTTCTTGGAAATGCACAAGAAATGTTTGCATCAAATTCAAGAGTTAAAGGATATAACCCTTCAACTTATATAGATTGGACTCACGATGTTTATAAACTTGAATTAGATAACAATAAATAA